In Pleuronectes platessa chromosome 5, fPlePla1.1, whole genome shotgun sequence, a single genomic region encodes these proteins:
- the LOC128440728 gene encoding TPA-induced transmembrane protein: MEENIPLDHLNHKEGGLDPALEPLAGNGDALLSVRAPEDEVDVGTPCNNGAISNVYRIKRELKENLKPWMVAVAILVLIVAVIILSVVICSAIHEDVDDKFDRSTFVIPLRFNGSFQLPNMVFTEELLIISSSESQALTAELQDKLAELYTASPALGRYFSKAEINSLRNGSIIADYELTFLMPEETQGQLRNFTLSREMVYNVFRQFLYDHELEDSAPTYIDPLSLNMFGRMW; the protein is encoded by the exons ATGGAAGAGAACATCCCGCTGGACCATCTGAACCACAAGGAGGGAGGACTCGATCCTGCTCTTGAACCA CTCGCAGGAAATGGCGACGCGTTGCTCTCAGTTCGTGCACCAGAGGATGAAGTGGACGTGGGAACTCCTTGCAATAACGGAGCG ATCAGCAACGTCTACAGGATTAAGAGAGAACTGAAAGAGAATCTCAAACCGTGGATGGTCGCTGTCGCCATTCTTGTTCTGATCGTCGCTGTGATAATTCTTTCGGTCGTGATCTGCTCAg CGATTCACGAGGACGTGGACGACAAGTTCGACCGGTCGACGTTTGTGATTCCTCTGCGTTTCAATGGGAGCTTCCAGCTTCCTAATATGGTCTTCACAGAGGAACTTCTCATCATCTCCTCCAGTGAAAGCCAAGCTCTGACAGCTGAGCTTCAAGACAAG CTGGCTGAGCTCTACACCGCCTCCCCTGCTCTGGGACGATACTTCTCCAAAGCCGAGATCAATTCCTTACG GAACGGATCCATCATCGCTGACTACGAGCTGACGTTCCTCATGCCTGAAGAGACGCAGGGTCAGCTGAGAAACTTCACCCTGAGCCGGGAGATGGTTTACAACGTGTTCAGACAGTTTCTATACGACCACGAGTTGGAGGATTCTGCTCCCACCTACATCGATCCCCTCTCCTTGAACATGTTTGGAAGAATGTGGTGA